The Ascaphus truei isolate aAscTru1 chromosome 11, aAscTru1.hap1, whole genome shotgun sequence genome includes a window with the following:
- the LOC142463592 gene encoding microfibril-associated glycoprotein 4-like: protein MKVIVVLLCCLLFHDRLSSGKEKAWNSGEPRRPSPHHLTTDLRRFPLDCQDIWDRGSRSDGVNLIYPHGSQHPLPVYCDMTTSGMPWTVFQKRFDGSVDFAQNWKNYLKGFGQADGEYWLGLQNIYLLTVRGAYELRVELEDFEGNQVSALYANFSLAPQAINADNHGYSLQADGFTDGGAGDSLSSHTGAMFSTFDNDHDNGVPNCAEYWGGGFWYHSQGCAGAGLNARYNATRPVQNVFSWETWGEYPESLRASQLKMRRSQKN, encoded by the exons ATGAAG GTCATCGTTGtcctcctctgctgcctgctGTTCCACGATCGCCTGTCCTCGGGGAAGGAGAAAGCCTGGAACTCAGGAGAACCTCGCAGACCTTCGC CTCATCACCTCACTACTGATTTAAGACGGTTTCCTCTGGACTGTCAGGACATTTGGGACAGAGGATCTCGCTCTGATGGGGTCAACCTAATATATCCGCATGGCTCCCAGCACCCGCTACCCGTATACTGTGACATGACAACCAGTGGGATGCCCTGGACG GTATTTCAGAAGCGTTTTGATGGCTCGGTGGACTTTGCCCAGAACTGGAAGAATTATTTGAAGGGGTTCGGACAAGCAGATGGAGAATACTGGCTGG gtctgcaGAACATCTACCTCCTGACGGTGCGCGGGGCCTACGAGCTGAGGGTGGAACTGGAAGACTTTGAAGGGAATCAGGTCTCCGCTCTGTACGCCAACTTCAGCCTCGCACCTCAGGCCATCAACGCAGACAACCATGGCTACAGTCTGCAAGCTGATGGATTCACCGATGGGGGAGCAG GGGATTCGCTGAGCTCTCACACGGGAGccatgttttccacttttgacaACGACCACGACAATGGCGTGCCGAACTGTGCCGAGTACTGGGGCGGCGGGTTCTGGTACCACTCCCAGGGATGTGCTGGTGCCGGACTCAACGCTCGCTACAACGCCACCCGCCCCGTGCAAAACGTGTTCAGCTGGGAAACCTGGGGGGAGTACCCAGAATCCCTCAGGGCAAGCCAGCTGAAAATGAGAAGATCCCAGAAGAATTAG